A window from Dromaius novaehollandiae isolate bDroNov1 chromosome 1, bDroNov1.hap1, whole genome shotgun sequence encodes these proteins:
- the USF3 gene encoding basic helix-loop-helix domain-containing protein USF3 isoform X1 produces MVPAVGLPLLSPPCPAALFSETMPEMTENETPTKKQHRKKNRETHNAVERHRKKKINAGINRIGELIPCSPALKQSKNMILDQAFKYITEMKRQNDELLLNGGNSEQAEEIKKLRKQLDELQKENGRYIELLKANDICLYDDPTIHWKGNLKNAKVSVVIPSDQVQKNIIVYSNGSQPNGNNQGASVQGITFNVGHNLQKQTANVVPVQRTCSLVTPVTISGIYPTENKPWSQTTVSPLSSTQTVLAGNVLELSMAENERGVLTTASASSQSASHSGTEQGLQCSSSNTPQNDHNLPKSRNDQEGTKLTKKTVPQGVSIPPSASTEAFQVGQVNETFSKTHNSRNELPESGVISNTNAGCMPPVRLSTADDFPSVNALKNTDLISSAVTSAVEGIKDVTAISTLPASPLENCWSFSGSSGVGTSDLKNMSSLTRMPSAGNTQTTWTTLQLAGNTVQPLSQTPSSIMTALLNETVNGAGTVSSAHSRPLTTSISLSTSLPGDGQAAEQIVVTLPSCPSLPMQPLISQPQVKTQAAGNILPLNSAMQVIQMAQPVGSAVTGAAANQNVIILQPPNTTPCPPIVRAEVPSQNVSQQIVIIQAANQNPLPLLSAQPSASVRVPMNGPTPITNSSSSVQNAPLPQTFGGKHLVHILPRPSSLPSSSSTQTFSVTMSNQQHPQTISLNGQLFALQPVMSSSGASNQAPMQIIQPTTSEDPNTNVALNTFGALANLNQSISQMAGQSCLHLSLSHPSNPTTVNNQIATVNCVSLPTSVASSVSSEGSVLASASNPINASPKKAAAGLPCTAKSKRINKKPSTKKHLAASSKVSCPVVPCKDAGKVDCATVETVVKHSNGEGLLENTPAVSQALPTSQASSVVASSGVSISDYHSKETVSSEQTVRSCSVPGLSSAEIPSSSPLESATSEQLALISPTAKDAAPLQQARRSPNNPPPNSVLPESSKPCETPSTLTSSLAEAHVTNSQVAGTSAAQSSTADHTSEAGTISESCNAEQDSSIVMQDTDLLEGQGLTKMLSDLTKERTAVEKNPSFSVQEEHSNFPTENSKSADSNVDLPQKQELLLMNTESDTLSQHHSCISDQEVVSASLIANRQADSPMSTSSGSSRGFSVASMLPDTTREDVTSSTSTNTCNSCTFSEQTDIVALAARAIFDQENLEKGGGGIQVNMRDAVSKAADVAPLEKEQQPYKPQAVKENNTGQLETAPNKFSAQDTVQANVDRQVEKSSCSVGGVETPNTSLQISASQSPSITSLSVNNLIHQSRVVHPPVSCSSLSQPSEPANIPATVCLSIPSSSYVNQSPGPAMMNEYAQEQLNAIRANTMQTPQLQESHLKQQNHEGRKDSAKRAVQDDLLLSTAKRQKQCQTTPVRLEGMALMNRTPEGIADQTQMLVSQIPPNSSNSVASVSNQGHTDGLNRLFPSNSNFVTSALRQTEVQCSSQPSISEQQGQTGQHLQPIQHVPAQGISHLHSNHPYLKQQQAGQLRERHHLYQLQHHVTHGENSVHSQPHSVHQQRTIQQEVQMQKKRNLVQGNQATQLSLQQKHHGSDQTRQKSGQPHPHHQQMQQQMQQHFGASQPEKNCENPATSRNHHNHPQSHINQDIMHQQQQDVSNRQQGSASEHVSGRNQMQRLMTSRGLEQQMVSQASIVTRPSDMTCTPHRQERNRVSSYSAEALIGKTPSNSEQRIGISLQGPRVSDQLEMRSYLDVSRNKGLVIHNMQGRISVDHTVGSDVQRLTDCQTFKSAGPSQQPTGNFDVQASRNSEIGNSVSSLRGMQSQAFRISQNPGPPIERQKRLPYPPVQGIPTGNSLPPRENENTCHQSFMQSLLAPHLGDQVSGSQRSIPEHQRNTQCGASSTIEYNCPSARESVHIRRDGDGQNRESCDMSIGTINTRNSSLNIPFSSSSSSGDIQGRNTSPNISVQKSNPMRMTDSHGTKSHMNTPVSSNMHGVVRPAHPHPAVSHGNAEQGQPSVRQPNSSVTQRSRHPLQDNGSSKIRQPERNRSGNQRHGNVFDPSLPHLPLSTSSSMILGRQQSAIEKRGSIVRFMSDGPQVSNDNAAPDQHTLSQNFGFPFIPEGGMNPPINANASFIPPVTQPSATRTPALIPVDPQNTLPSFYPPYSPAHPTLSNDISIPYFPNQMFPNPSTEKPSSGSLNNRFGSILSPPRPVGFAQPSFPLLPDMPPMHMTNTSHLSNFNLTSLFPEIATALPPDGSAMSPLLSIANTSASDSSKQSSNRPAHNISHILGHDCSSTV; encoded by the exons ATGGtccctgccgtggggctgccgctGCTGagcccgccctgccccgcc GCTCTCTTCTCTGAAACCATGCCAGAGATGACAGAAAATGAGACACCCACTAAGAAGCAACACCG aaagaaaaaccgGGAGACACACAATGCAG TGGAAAGACATCGAAAGAAGAAGATAAATGCTGGAATAAACAGAATTGGAGAACTCATTCCGTGTTCTCCAGCCCTTAAGCAG agcaaGAACATGATCCTGGACCAGGCCTTTAAGTAtataacagaaatgaaaagacagaATGATGAACTTCTGTTAAATGGAGGGAATAGTGAACAGG CTGAAGAGATAAAAAAATTGCGGAAACAGCTGGATGAACTCCAGAAGGAAAATGGGAGATACATTGAACTGCTGAAAGCAAATGATATTTGCCTGTATGATGATCCTACAATCCACTGGAAAGGGAACCTGAAAAATGCAAAGGTCTCAGTTGTTATCCCCAGTGATCAGGTTCAGAAGAACATCATTGTCTATTCAAATGGGAGTCAACCCAATGGAAATAACCAGGGAGCATCTGTCCAGGGAATAACATTTAATGTTGGTCATAATTTACAAAAGCAAACAGCCAATGTTGTTCCAGTCCAAAGAACTTGCAGCCTAGTGACTCCTGTGACAATTTCTGGTATTTACCCTACAGAAAACAAGCCATGGTCTCAAACTACAGTTTCTCCACTGTCATCCACTCAGACAGTTCTAGCAGGGAACGTTCTCGAGCTTTCCATGGCAGAGAATGAGCGAGGAGTGCTCACTACTGCTTCTGCCAGCTCACAGAGCGCTTCTCACTCCGGAACAGAACAAGGACTACAGTGTTCTTCAAGTAATACACCACAGAATGATCACAATCTCCCCAAAAGTAGAAATGATCAGGAAGGCACTAAATTAACGAAGAAAACGGTCCCGCAGGGCGTCAGCATTCCTCCCAGTGCCTCCACTGAAGCCTTTCAAGTTGGACAGGTGAATGAGACCTTTTCAAAAACACACAATTCTAGGAATGAATTGCCAGAAAGTGGTGTAATTTCAAACACCAATGCAGGTTGTATGCCACCTGTGAGACTATCTACAGCAGATGATTTTCCTTCTGTAAATGCCCTCAAAAATACAGACTTAATAAGCAGTGCTGTGACTTCTGCAGTAGAAGGAATTAAGGATGTAACGGCAATAAGCACTCTGCCTGCCAGTCCCCTAGAGAACTGCTGGTCTTTTTCAGGCTCTTCAGGTGTTGGCACTTCAGACTTGAAAAACATGAGTAGCCTTACACGGATGCCTTCAGCTGGAAACACCCAGACCACATGGACAACTTTGCAGCTAGCAGGAAATACTGTTCAGCCACTAAGCCAAACACCATCCAGTATAATGACTGCACTATTAAATGAGACAGTTAATGGTGCTGGTACCGTATCTTCTGCTCACAGCAGGCCTTTGACTACAAGCATCAGTTTGAGTACTTCTCTGCCTGGAGATGGGCAGGCAGCTGAACAAATTGTTGTTACCTTGCCCTCGTGCCCATCCTTACCTATGCAGCCATTAATCAGTCAGCCACAGGTTAAAACTCAGGCTGCAGGAAATATCCTTCCATTGAATTCAGCTATGCAGGTGATTCAGATGGCTCAGCCCGTTGGGTCAGCTGTTACAGGAGCAGCAGCTAACCAGAATGTCATAATTCTCCAGCCTCCAAACACCACTCCATGCCCTCCAATTGTGAGAGCAGAAGTTCCTAGCCAAAACGTTAGTCAGCAGATTGTAATTATACAAGCTGCTAATCAGAatcctcttccccttctctctgcaCAGCCTTCTGCTTCTGTAAGAGTTCCCATGAATGGGCCTACTCCAATCACAAATTCTAGCAGTTCTGTACAAAATGCCCCTCTTCCACAGACTTTTGGAGGGAAACACCTTGTCCATATATTACCAAGGCCATCATCTCTGCCATCTTCTAGCTCTACACAAACATTTTCAGTTACAATGTCAAATCAACAGCATCCTCAGACTATCTCATTAAATGGGCAGCTGTTTGCATTGCAACCTGTGATGTCTTCATCTGGAGCTTCAAATCAAGCCCCTATGCAAATTATTCAACCCACCACCAGCGAAGATCCAAATACCAATGTTGCCCTCAATACATTTGGTGCTTTAGCTAACCTCAATCAAAGCATATCACAAATGGCTGGACAAAGCTGTTTACATTTATCTCTCAGCCACCCTTCCAATCCAACAACTGTCAATAACCAGATAGCCACAGTTAACTGTGTGTCATTACCAACCTCTGTGGCATCTTCAGTATCTTCAGAAGGTTCTGTATTAGCTAGTGCATCTAATCCAATAAATGCTTCCCCCAAAAAAGCTGCTGCTGGTTTGCCATGTACTGCAAAATCCAAAAGGATAAACAAAAAGCCAAGTACAAAAAAACACTTAGCAGCCAGCAGTAAAGTGTCTTGTCCAGTAGTTCCTTGCAAAGATGCAGGAAAGGTTGATTGTGCTACTGTGGAAACTGTGGTCAAGCATTCAAATGGTGAGGGGTTGCTCGAAAACACGCCAGCAGTATCCCAAGCTTTACCTACATCACAGGCAAGCAGTGTGGTAGCATCAAGTGGTGTAAGCATTTCTGACTATCATTCCAAAGAGACTGTGAGCTCTGAACAGACAGTGAGATCTTGCTCTGTACCGGGGCTGAGTTCAGCAGAGATACCCAGTTCTTCACCGCTTGAGTCGGCGACGTCGGAACAGTTAGCGCTGATCTCGCCAACTGCCAAAGATGCTGCTCCTCTCCAGCAAGCACGGAGATCTCCGAACAATCCACCACCCAACTCTGTGTTGCCGGAGTCTTCCAAACCCTGTGAAACCCCCAGCACCTTAACGTCCTCTCTTGCTGAAGCACATGTGACAAATTCTCAGGTTGCTGGGACgtcagcagcacaaagcagcacagcagatCATACTTCCGAGGCAGGGACAATTTCAGAGTCCTGCAACGCTGAGCAAGATTCTTCAATTGTAATGCAAGACACAGACTTGTTAGAGGGACAAGGTCTAACCAAAATGCTGTCTGATCtcacaaaagaaagaacagctgtggaaaaaaacccttctttttcaGTTCAGGAGGAGCATTCTAATTTTCCCACAGAAAACTCTAAATCAGCAGATTCGAATGTTGATCTGCCTCAGAAGCAGGAACTCTTGTTAATGAACACGGAAAGTGATACTCTTTCCCAACATCATTCCTGCATTTCTGATCAGGAGGTAGTTAGTGCTTCCCTTATTGCTAACAGGCAGGCAGACTCTCCAATGTCGACTAGCTCTGGCAGCAGTCGAGGGTTCTCAGTTGCATCTATGTTGCCAGATACCACTAGAGAAGATGTTACTAGCAGCACATCAACAAATACCTGTAATAGCTGCACTTTTTCAGAACAAACTGACATTGTAGCTCTTGCAGCAAGAGCTATTTTTGACCAGGAAAACCTTGAGAAAGGCGGAGGAGGAATACAAGTTAACATGAGGGATGCTGTCTCTAAAGCAGCTGACGTTGCACCCTTGGAGAAAGAGCAACAGCCTTATAAGCCacaagcagtgaaagaaaacaatACAGGACAACTAGAAACAGCACCAAACAAATTCAGTGCTCAGGATACAGTACAAGCAAATGTTGATAGGCAAGTTGAAAAATCAAGCTGTTCTGTAGGCGGTGTGGAAACACCAAACACTTCTTTGCAGATTTCAGCATCCCAGTCACCAAGCATAACCAGTTTAAGTGTAAATAATCTAATACACCAGAGTCGTGTTGTCCATCCCCCTGTGAGTTGCTCAAGTTTATCCCAGCCTTCAGAGCCAGCAAATATCCCTGCAACTGTGTGTCTCTCTATTCCATCTAGTTCATACGTAAATCAGTCTCCAGGACCAGCTATGATGAATGAGTATGCTCAGGAACAACTGAATGCTATTAGGGCAAACACCATGCAGACTCCTCAGCTGCAGGAATCACACTTAAAGCAGCAAAATCATGAAGGTCGCAAAGACTCTGCCAAACGGGCTGTTCAAGATGATCTTCTGCTCTCTACAGCAAAGAGGCAAAAGCAGTGCCAGACAACGCCTGTAAGGCTTGAAGGAATGGCACTGATGAACCGAACACCAGAGGGTATTGCTGATCAAACACAGATGCTAGTTAGCCAGATTCCTCCTAATTCATCCAATTCAGTGGCATCAGTGAGCAATCAAGGGCACACTGATGGCCTTAATAGGTTATTCCCATCAAACAGCAACTTTGTAACATCAGCTTTGAGACAAACTGAAGTTCAGTGCAGTTCTCAACCTTCAATTTCAGAGCAGCAAGGCCAGACAGGGCAGCACTTGCAGCCTATTCAGCATGTTCCTGCTCAAGGTATATCTCATCTTCATAGTAATCATCCATACTTAAAGCAACAGCAGGCTGGACAATTAAGAGAGAGGCACCACTTGTATCAGCTGCAGCATCATGTCACTCATGGGGAAAACTCAGTCCACTCTCAACCCCACAGTGTACACCAACAACGAACAATACAGCAGGAGGTGCAAATGCAAAAGAAACGAAATCTTGTCCAGGGAAACCAAGCCACACAACTTTCTCTACAGCAAAAACACCACGGAAGTGATCAAACACGGCAAAAAAGTGGCCAGCCTCATCCTCACCACCAGCaaatgcagcagcagatgcagcagcaCTTTGGAGCTTCCCAGCCTGAAAAGAACTGTGAAAATCCTGCAACAAGCAGAAACCATCATAACCACCCTCAGAGCCACATAAATCAGGATATTATGCATCAACAGCAACAAGATGTCAGCAACAGACAGCAGGGTTCAGCTTCTGAACATGTGTCGGGGCGTAATCAGATGCAGAGACTCATGACCTCAAGGGGTTTAGAGCAACAAATGGTGTCCCAGGCAAGTATCGTAACCAGACCATCAGATATGACATGCACCccacacaggcaggaaagaaatCGAGTTTCTAGCTACTCTGCTGAGGCACTCATTGGAAAGACACCGTCTAATTCAGAACAGAGAATAGGAATATCTCTTCAAGGCCCTAGAGTTTCTGACCAGCTTGAAATGAGAAGCTACCTTGACGTTTCTAGAAATAAAGGGTTGGTCATTCATAACATGCAGGGCCGTATCTCTGTCGATCACACAGTTGGCTCAGACGTGCAACGGCTCACTGATTGTCAGACATTTAAGTCAGCTGGACCCAGTCAACAACCAACAGGCAATTTTGATGTACAGGCCTCAAGAAACAGTGAAATTGGTAATTCTGTGTCATCCCTCAGGGGCATGCAATCACAAGCGTTTCGAATCAGTCAAAATCCTGGGCCTCCCATAGAAAGACAGAAGAGATTGCCCTATCCACCAGTTCAGGGTATTCCAACAGGAAATTCTCTTCCACCaagggaaaatgaaaatacatgccACCAAAGTTTTATGCAGAGTTTACTTGCCCCTCACCTTGGAGATCAAGTTAGTGGAAGCCAAAGATCAATCCCAGAACATCAAAGGAATACTCAGTGTGGTGCCTCCTCCACAATTGAATATAACTGTCCCTCAGCACGAGAAAGCGTCCACATCCGAAGAGATGGTGATGGTCAGAACAGGGAAAGCTGTGATATGTCTATTGGTACAATTAATACAAGGAACAGTtctttaaatattcctttttcaAGTTCTTCTTCCTCAGGAGATATTCAGGGTCGAAATACAAGCCCAAACATTTCTGTACAGAAGTCCAATCCCATGAGAATGACAGACAGTCATGGAACAAAGAGCCACATGAATACCCCTGTTTCTAGCAACATGCATGGAGTGGTGAGGCCAGCTCACCCCCACCCTGCAGTTTCTCATGGAAATGCTGAGCAAGGGCAACCTTCTGTTCGTCAACCAAATTCTTCAGTTACTCAGAGGTCGAGGCATCCTCTGCAAGATAACGGAAGTTCTAAAATCCGTCAGCCTGAAAGGAATCGATCTGGAAATCAAAGACATGGAAATGTTTTTGACCCTAGTCTTCCCCATCTTCCCCTGTCTACCAGCAGCAGTATGATACTTGGGCGCCAACAGTCTGCAATAGAAAAAAGAGGAAGCATTGTCCGTTTTATGTCTGATGGGCCACAAGTGTCTAATGACAATGCTGCCCCTGACCAACACACTCTCTCTCAGAATTTTGGATTCCCTTTTATTCCAGAGGGTGGCATGAATCCCCCGATAAATGCCAATGCGTCTTTCATTCCACCAGTTACTCAGCCTAGTGCCACTCGAACACCAGCTCTAATCCCAGTAGATCCTCAAAATACATTGCCGTCCTTCTATCCACCTTACTCCCCTGCCCATCCTACTCTTTCCAATGACATTTCTATCCCTTACTTTCCCAACCAAATGTTTCCTAATCCAAGCACGGAGAAGCCAAGTAGTGGAAGTTTAAACAATCGCTTTGGATCCATCTTGTCTCCTCCCAGGCCTGTTGGTTTTGCTCAGCCAAGTTTTCCTTTGCTTCCAGATATGCCACCAATGCACATGACCAATACGTCACACTTATCCAATTTTAACTTGACATCTCTGTTTCCAGAGATAGCCACAGCTCTTCCTCCAGATGGTTCAGCAATGTCGCCTTTGCTTTCAATTGCAAACACATCTGCTTCTGATTCTTCCAAGCAGTCCTCAAACCGACCTGCCCACAATATAAGCCATATTCTAGGTCATGATTGCAGTTCAACTGTATGA